The genomic DNA CAAATCACGTATGATGAATATTTGCAGGAAAATGTCCGCCAAGCAAACTAAATACAGCAATTACATGAAAACCTGCCTTGATGTTTTTCAGGACAGGTTTTACTTTGGCAAGGAGATAAAGGAACGAAGATACTGATTTTTCCATATTTCCGTTTCCACAATAGGTATTTCAATCCCACTATTGTTGTTATAACTTTTATCAAGGCTATTATGGGAATTTGATTTACGGTATATAATTTGGACGAAACCTGCCGGTCAGTTCAATAGATTGTAGTGAATTTTGCAGTCTTATGCTCATTGATTTTAGGCAACAAAAAAAGGAGCACCATGGGCTCCTTTTTTGTTTATTTCACCCCACCAAAAACGGCAAGTTCCATCCACTTAAAATAACAATCCGAATGCTTAAATCCAATTTCTCTGAGCCAATTAACCTGAATATCTACTCTCTCTAGTATATTATCTTTTTTATCAGGTCGGTTATAATATTCCATAGCTACTTCTTGTCTGTCTTTTTTATTATGAGTTGAAAGATGGTCAATAAAAAGCTCATCATACAAGTTTTCCAGGTCTGGTGAGGGAGAGGCTGTGTGTTCAACATTTACGAAAATTCCACCCGGTGCTAAGATTTTGTATATTTCTTGATACAATTCCTTTTTCTTTGTATGAGGAAGATGATGAATAGCAAATCCAGAAACAATGCAGTCCACTGTCCCTGGTTCAGCATATTTTCCAATGGTATGATTAAAATCATCAAGAATAATTTCACATCGTTTCATATAATCTTTCATATGGACGCGTGCATGTTCAATCATTGGCTCAGAATGGTCTAGTAACACAGCAGAGGCCTCTGGATATGATTTAAGCAAAATCTCTGCTAAAAAACCGTTTCCACATCCCAAATCCATAATTTTTTTCGGATCACGAATAAAATGGTTAATTACTTGTAGCATGATTTTGGCTTGTTCAGCTCCAAAGGGAATTCCAACCCGAACCTGTTCAAGATAATGCTGTGTAACATCTTGTCGTTGCCAATTTGTGGTTTCCATTTTTTCTCCCCCTTAATAAAAATTTAAATCATTGAAATTCCCGCCATATAAAGTGACTGGTATTATCCGCGTAGCGCCACTAGTGCGTGAAAAGCGGATTTTATTGACTCGCTCTCACCTACCGACAACTCTCTAAAAACATTCCGTAATGCCTCTAATTATTTCGTCGGGACAATTTGAATGTTTTGTCTATTCTACCCTTTTTTCATGTCGGTCAACACATGTTTAACTATTCACTCCACTTCTGTATAGTAAAATCTAGATATAACTATAGGTAAACCAACCATTTAATGCTCTAATTGAACTTATAAGAGTTTGTGAGTGTATTATTTGTCTTAATTTAAGGTGTCCTGAATAAGCTTGCACAACTGC from Litoribacterium kuwaitense includes the following:
- a CDS encoding class I SAM-dependent methyltransferase; the encoded protein is METTNWQRQDVTQHYLEQVRVGIPFGAEQAKIMLQVINHFIRDPKKIMDLGCGNGFLAEILLKSYPEASAVLLDHSEPMIEHARVHMKDYMKRCEIILDDFNHTIGKYAEPGTVDCIVSGFAIHHLPHTKKKELYQEIYKILAPGGIFVNVEHTASPSPDLENLYDELFIDHLSTHNKKDRQEVAMEYYNRPDKKDNILERVDIQVNWLREIGFKHSDCYFKWMELAVFGGVK